Proteins from a genomic interval of Deltaproteobacteria bacterium:
- a CDS encoding FAD-binding protein — protein sequence MSRDYFEIESELKNRIEGDIRFDQYSRLLYSTDASIYQIEPIGVVVPKHKGDVQAVIELASKLGVSVLSRGGGTSLAGQCVGHSIVLDFSKYMQNVLEVNKEELWCRVQPGVVQDELNAHVRGQGLQFGPDTSTSNRATIGGMVGNNSSGAHSLTYGKTLDHVIELTCLLADGTEVVLKDFSPDMVEQKSKQDSIEGRAYREVFRLAAQYKNEILARYPKIMRRVSGYNLDEFIKPQPFNLSRMVTGSEGTLATIVEAKMRLVPKPKFTAMNVIHFNDGIEALECAQIVLKTAPYAMESTDKMILNLARGNIEQSRKLGFVQGTPDSLLMVEYAGESEAEVRHQVMKLEEVRQREKIGYAATLAFKAEEVKAIWGVRKAGLGLLLGTKGDKKPIAFVEDTAVEPAKLPEFIRRFREVVAKHDTVAGYYGHCSVGCMHIRPLINLKEESERDKMVSISNAISDLVLEFNGSMSGEHGDGLARSHFNAKLFGPALYDAFRQVKRAFDPKNTLNPGKIVDAPAMTESLKISPQYKTWQPQTTLDFGEQGGFARAVEMCTGMGECRKKLDGTMCPSYMGTLDEEHSTRGRANALRTVLSGKVPKEEFTGKRLYEVMDLCLECKACKAECPSNVDMAKLKYEFLDHYHRVNGLPLRNKLFGHIETLNRIGSKLAPIANLVANSSLNRWLMELFAGIDRRRPLPAFANESFDDWFRAHKAVGDGSQGEVVLFHDTFNNFNTPDVAIAATRFLERSNYRVVLVDKKCCGRPMISKGMLSQAKENSAWNIDKLAPYAEKGIAIVGLEPSCLLTLRDEYPEFIRTAAAKKVAENSFLLEEFVEREMTAGKLKLDPVGKGKKVLLHGHCHQKALVGTAPTVAMLKAAGYEVSEVDSGCCGMAGSFGFEKEHYQLSTKIGNRRLAPAVKAADRDIEVAAPGISCRQQIDHLAGRKAKHPVELL from the coding sequence ATGAGCCGAGACTACTTCGAAATCGAATCTGAACTAAAAAACCGCATTGAAGGCGATATCCGCTTCGATCAGTATTCCAGACTGCTCTATTCCACCGACGCGTCGATTTATCAGATCGAACCGATCGGCGTGGTTGTCCCCAAGCACAAAGGCGACGTGCAGGCGGTGATCGAGCTGGCGAGCAAGCTCGGTGTCTCGGTGTTGTCACGCGGCGGCGGCACGTCGCTCGCCGGCCAATGCGTCGGCCATTCGATTGTGCTCGATTTTTCCAAGTACATGCAGAACGTGCTCGAAGTGAACAAAGAAGAGCTCTGGTGCCGCGTCCAGCCGGGCGTCGTGCAAGATGAATTGAACGCCCACGTCCGCGGTCAAGGGCTGCAATTCGGCCCTGATACGTCGACATCGAATCGCGCCACCATCGGCGGCATGGTGGGCAACAATTCCTCCGGTGCCCATTCGTTAACCTACGGCAAAACCCTCGATCACGTGATCGAGCTGACTTGCTTGCTCGCCGACGGCACTGAAGTCGTTTTGAAAGACTTTTCGCCGGACATGGTCGAGCAGAAGAGCAAACAGGACAGTATCGAAGGCCGTGCCTACCGCGAAGTATTTCGGCTGGCGGCGCAGTATAAGAACGAAATCTTGGCGCGCTATCCCAAAATCATGCGGCGGGTGTCGGGCTATAATCTCGATGAATTCATCAAACCGCAGCCGTTCAACTTATCGCGCATGGTCACCGGCTCCGAGGGCACCCTGGCGACCATTGTCGAGGCCAAGATGCGGCTGGTGCCGAAGCCCAAATTCACGGCGATGAACGTGATTCATTTCAACGACGGCATCGAAGCTCTCGAATGCGCCCAGATCGTCTTGAAGACGGCGCCCTACGCGATGGAATCGACTGACAAGATGATTCTCAATCTCGCGCGCGGCAACATTGAGCAATCGCGCAAGCTGGGTTTTGTGCAGGGCACGCCCGATTCGTTGCTGATGGTCGAATACGCCGGCGAGAGCGAAGCCGAAGTGCGCCATCAAGTCATGAAGCTCGAAGAAGTCCGCCAGCGAGAAAAAATCGGCTACGCCGCAACGCTGGCGTTCAAGGCAGAGGAAGTCAAAGCGATATGGGGAGTGCGCAAAGCGGGGTTGGGGTTGTTGCTTGGCACAAAAGGAGACAAGAAGCCGATCGCCTTCGTCGAAGACACCGCCGTCGAACCGGCCAAGCTGCCGGAGTTCATTCGTCGTTTTCGCGAAGTCGTCGCCAAGCACGATACCGTCGCCGGCTACTACGGCCATTGTTCGGTCGGCTGCATGCACATTCGCCCGCTGATAAATCTCAAAGAGGAGAGCGAGCGCGACAAAATGGTCTCCATTTCCAACGCCATCTCTGATTTGGTGCTCGAATTCAACGGCTCCATGTCCGGCGAGCATGGCGACGGTCTGGCGCGCAGCCACTTCAACGCCAAGCTCTTTGGCCCGGCCTTGTACGACGCGTTTCGCCAAGTGAAGCGCGCCTTCGACCCGAAGAATACTCTAAACCCCGGTAAGATCGTCGATGCGCCGGCGATGACCGAGTCGCTCAAAATCAGCCCGCAATACAAAACTTGGCAGCCGCAAACGACGCTGGATTTCGGCGAGCAGGGCGGCTTCGCCCGTGCGGTCGAGATGTGCACCGGCATGGGCGAGTGCCGCAAAAAGCTCGACGGCACCATGTGCCCGTCCTACATGGGCACGTTGGACGAAGAGCATTCGACGCGCGGCCGCGCCAACGCGCTACGGACGGTGTTATCCGGCAAAGTGCCGAAGGAAGAGTTCACCGGCAAGCGCTTATACGAAGTGATGGATCTCTGCTTGGAATGCAAAGCCTGCAAAGCCGAGTGTCCATCAAACGTTGACATGGCCAAGCTCAAGTATGAGTTCCTCGATCATTACCATCGGGTCAACGGTCTGCCGCTGCGCAACAAGTTGTTTGGTCACATCGAGACGCTCAATCGGATTGGCTCAAAGCTCGCACCGATTGCAAACTTAGTAGCGAATTCCTCACTCAATCGCTGGCTGATGGAGCTATTTGCTGGCATCGACCGTCGCAGACCCTTGCCAGCATTTGCCAACGAGTCCTTTGACGATTGGTTTCGTGCGCACAAAGCCGTAGGGGACGGCAGTCAAGGCGAGGTGGTTTTGTTCCATGACACGTTCAACAACTTTAACACGCCCGATGTCGCGATCGCCGCAACGCGATTCTTAGAGAGATCTAACTACCGTGTGGTTTTGGTCGACAAGAAATGCTGCGGCCGGCCAATGATCTCCAAAGGCATGCTCAGTCAGGCCAAAGAAAACTCGGCGTGGAACATCGATAAGCTTGCGCCCTACGCAGAGAAGGGGATAGCGATCGTCGGCCTCGAACCGTCGTGCTTGTTGACGCTGCGCGACGAGTATCCTGAATTTATTCGAACCGCTGCGGCAAAGAAAGTCGCTGAGAATAGCTTTTTGCTCGAAGAATTCGTCGAGCGCGAAATGACAGCTGGAAAACTAAAGCTCGATCCGGTCGGCAAAGGTAAAAAGGTCTTGCTGCACGGCCACTGCCATCAAAAAGCGCTGGTTGGCACCGCGCCGACGGTGGCGATGCTCAAAGCTGCCGGCTACGAAGTCAGTGAAGTCGACTCCGGCTGCTGCGGCATGGCCGGTTCCTTCGGGTTTGAAAAAGAGCACTACCAGCTGTCGACTAAGATTGGCAACCGGCGCCTAGCGCCAGCGGTCAAAGCGGCGGACAGGGACATTGAAGTCGCCGCGCCGGGGATTTCCTGCCGCCAACAGATCGATCATCTGGCCGGTAGGAAGGCGAAGCATCCGGTGGAGCTGCTCTAG
- a CDS encoding fumarate reductase/succinate dehydrogenase flavoprotein subunit, with product MADKYETHDYDVVVIGAGGAGLRAAIEASAQGVKTALVCKSLLGKAHTVMAEGGIAAAMGNVYPEDNWKVHFRDTMRGGKLLNNWRMAQIHAQEAPDRVLELEEWGALFDRTKEGLILQRDFGGHRYARLAHVGDRTGLEMIRTLQQHAVHRGIDVYMECNLQRLLTDGGRVSGAFGYWRESGKFILFKCKAVVLATGGGGKAWKVTSNSWEYTGDGVTMAADVGADLMDMEFMQFHPTGMVWPPSVRGILVTEGVRGDGGTLKNTAGERFMFNYIPDFFKAETAETIEEAERWYDDKRNNRRTPDLLPRDEVARAINSEVKAGRGTPHGGVFLDIASRRPADYIQKRLPSMYHQFKELADVDITKEPMEVGPTCHYAMGGVRVNADTTATTFPGLFAAGEVAAGLHGANRLGGNSLSDLLVFGRRAGLHAAEYAKKAGAVKVDDAMVENHAKTMLAPFESKGNENPYSIHADLQQCCQDLVGIIRVEAELKQALDTIQRLKARAHNVHIEGNRHYNPGWHLALDLHSLLTFAEAATTAAIERKESRGGHTRDDYPNTDAKYAKVNIVQRLKGGKMELFQEPLPEMPDELKALLEEKK from the coding sequence ATGGCGGATAAATACGAAACTCACGATTACGATGTCGTTGTCATCGGCGCCGGCGGCGCCGGTTTGCGGGCGGCCATCGAAGCGTCGGCCCAGGGCGTCAAGACGGCGCTGGTTTGTAAATCGCTGCTCGGTAAAGCCCACACCGTCATGGCTGAGGGCGGCATTGCGGCCGCCATGGGCAACGTCTATCCGGAAGACAACTGGAAAGTTCACTTCCGCGACACCATGCGCGGCGGCAAGCTGTTGAACAACTGGCGCATGGCGCAGATCCACGCCCAGGAGGCGCCCGACCGGGTTTTGGAATTGGAAGAATGGGGCGCGCTGTTCGACCGTACCAAAGAAGGCTTGATCCTACAGCGTGACTTCGGCGGCCATCGCTACGCGCGCCTGGCCCACGTTGGCGACCGCACCGGCTTGGAAATGATTCGCACGCTACAGCAGCATGCCGTCCATCGCGGCATCGACGTGTATATGGAGTGCAACCTGCAGCGTTTGCTGACCGATGGCGGCCGCGTCAGCGGCGCCTTCGGCTACTGGCGCGAGAGCGGCAAGTTCATTCTATTCAAATGCAAGGCCGTGGTGCTCGCCACCGGCGGCGGCGGCAAAGCTTGGAAAGTCACTTCAAATTCCTGGGAATACACCGGCGATGGCGTCACCATGGCGGCCGACGTCGGCGCCGATTTGATGGACATGGAGTTCATGCAGTTCCACCCCACTGGCATGGTATGGCCGCCCAGTGTGCGCGGCATTCTGGTCACCGAAGGCGTGCGCGGCGACGGCGGCACCTTAAAGAACACCGCCGGCGAGCGCTTCATGTTCAACTACATTCCGGACTTCTTCAAAGCGGAAACTGCTGAAACCATCGAAGAAGCCGAACGTTGGTACGACGACAAGCGCAACAACCGGCGCACGCCGGATTTGCTGCCGCGCGACGAAGTGGCGCGCGCGATCAACTCAGAAGTCAAAGCCGGCCGCGGCACACCCCATGGCGGGGTCTTCCTCGACATCGCGTCGCGCCGCCCCGCCGATTACATCCAAAAACGCTTGCCGTCGATGTATCACCAGTTCAAAGAGCTGGCTGACGTCGACATCACCAAAGAGCCGATGGAAGTCGGCCCGACTTGTCACTATGCGATGGGCGGTGTGCGCGTCAATGCCGACACCACGGCGACGACGTTCCCGGGACTATTCGCCGCCGGCGAAGTGGCCGCCGGACTGCACGGCGCCAATCGGTTGGGCGGCAACTCGCTCTCCGACCTGCTGGTTTTCGGCCGGCGCGCGGGCCTTCATGCCGCCGAGTACGCCAAGAAAGCGGGCGCGGTGAAGGTCGACGATGCGATGGTGGAAAATCATGCCAAGACCATGCTCGCGCCGTTTGAGTCCAAGGGCAACGAAAACCCCTACAGCATCCATGCCGATTTGCAGCAATGCTGCCAGGACCTAGTTGGCATCATTCGGGTCGAAGCGGAATTGAAGCAAGCCTTGGACACGATTCAACGATTGAAAGCACGCGCCCACAACGTTCACATCGAAGGTAATCGACATTACAACCCGGGCTGGCATTTGGCCCTTGATCTCCATTCGCTGCTAACCTTCGCCGAGGCGGCCACCACGGCGGCCATCGAGCGCAAGGAAAGCCGCGGCGGCCACACTCGCGACGACTACCCCAACACCGATGCTAAATACGCCAAGGTCAACATTGTCCAACGGCTAAAAGGCGGCAAGATGGAGCTGTTTCAAGAGCCTCTTCCAGAAATGCCGGACGAACTAAAAGCACTGCTTGAGGAGAAGAAGTAA
- a CDS encoding PilT/PilU family type 4a pilus ATPase has translation MLGRNASDLYLTVARPPMFRVNGSLEEGAGEGLKPKDLEELVKTFVSDEQLKEFNSHNELNLAIALPNVSRFRVNVFRQRGSIGLVIRRITVEIPDLESLGVPQVLKDISLLKRGLILVVGGTGSGKSTSLAAMIDHRNTNQSGHILTIEDPIEYVHRHKKSIVTQREVGFDTQSFESALTNALRQAPDVILIGEIRHAENMEAAITFADTGHLCLGTLHSTNANQSFERILNFFPPLKHAQVLLQLSLNLRAIIAQRLMPSVNGGRVPAVEVLVDTPFVKDLIKKGEVDELKGAMEQGIHEGCQTFDQALFTLYRDGKIGLEEALANADSANNLRLKIKLAGLTLEEDAPANGADTELPKNALNGADASKGSAFRIRTY, from the coding sequence ATGCTCGGGCGCAACGCCTCGGACCTTTATCTTACGGTCGCGCGGCCGCCGATGTTCCGTGTTAATGGCTCTCTTGAAGAGGGAGCCGGAGAAGGTCTTAAGCCCAAGGACTTGGAAGAGCTCGTCAAGACGTTCGTCAGTGACGAGCAATTGAAAGAGTTTAATAGCCATAACGAACTGAACCTCGCCATCGCGTTGCCCAACGTCAGCCGTTTTCGCGTCAATGTTTTTCGCCAGCGCGGCTCCATCGGCCTGGTGATTCGCCGCATTACGGTCGAGATCCCCGATTTGGAATCCCTGGGCGTGCCGCAGGTGCTGAAAGATATTTCGCTGCTCAAACGGGGCTTGATCCTGGTGGTGGGCGGCACCGGTTCCGGTAAATCGACCTCGTTAGCCGCAATGATCGATCATCGTAATACCAATCAATCCGGCCATATCCTGACCATCGAAGACCCGATCGAGTATGTCCATCGTCACAAGAAATCGATCGTGACCCAGCGCGAGGTGGGCTTTGATACCCAATCCTTCGAGAGCGCCCTGACCAACGCGTTGCGCCAAGCGCCGGATGTCATTCTGATCGGTGAAATTCGCCACGCGGAGAATATGGAAGCGGCGATTACCTTTGCCGATACCGGCCACCTGTGTTTGGGCACGCTCCATTCGACCAACGCTAACCAATCCTTCGAGCGTATCTTGAACTTTTTTCCGCCCCTCAAACATGCGCAGGTGCTCCTGCAGCTATCGCTCAACTTGCGTGCGATCATCGCCCAGCGGCTGATGCCCAGCGTCAACGGCGGCCGCGTGCCTGCGGTTGAAGTCTTGGTCGACACGCCATTTGTCAAAGATTTGATTAAAAAGGGTGAAGTGGATGAGCTTAAGGGAGCGATGGAGCAGGGTATTCACGAAGGTTGTCAAACCTTCGACCAAGCGCTCTTTACACTGTACCGGGACGGGAAAATTGGCTTGGAAGAAGCCCTCGCCAACGCCGACAGCGCCAACAACCTGCGCTTGAAGATCAAGCTTGCCGGATTGACTCTGGAAGAAGATGCGCCTGCCAACGGCGCGGACACGGAGTTGCCGAAGAATGCGTTAAACGGCGCCGATGCGTCGAAGGGGTCGGCGTTCAGGATTCGCACTTATTAA
- a CDS encoding SDR family oxidoreductase → MTNRVAIVTGGGTGIGKAIAASLARSRAKVAITSRNVKHLDSATAELAAKNLTVVPVQMDVRKKADVERAVAHIVSQWGAIHILVNNAGISGLSLIDDADDSRWLDIVDTNLNGMYLITKAALRHMPDHQGGRVINISSVLGKFGVPGYTAYCTTKHGMIGFTRALALEVVGRGITVNTVCPGWVDTEMATLGINETAALQGITAEQFKAQAVANVPIKRFLEAEEIAEMVAYLASDMAKGITGQAVNVCGGQTMV, encoded by the coding sequence ATGACAAACCGAGTTGCCATCGTGACCGGCGGCGGTACAGGTATCGGCAAAGCCATCGCCGCCTCGCTGGCGCGCAGCCGCGCCAAAGTAGCCATCACCTCGCGCAACGTTAAACATCTGGACAGCGCCACGGCGGAGCTCGCCGCGAAAAACTTGACGGTCGTCCCGGTGCAAATGGACGTGCGCAAGAAAGCCGACGTGGAGCGCGCGGTCGCACACATCGTCAGCCAATGGGGGGCGATTCACATCCTCGTCAACAACGCCGGCATCTCAGGATTGAGCCTCATCGACGATGCCGACGACAGCCGTTGGCTCGACATTGTCGACACCAATTTGAACGGCATGTATCTAATCACCAAGGCAGCGCTGCGCCACATGCCGGACCATCAAGGCGGCCGCGTGATTAATATTTCGTCGGTGCTGGGCAAATTCGGCGTGCCCGGCTACACGGCCTACTGCACCACGAAGCATGGCATGATCGGTTTTACCCGGGCGCTTGCCCTGGAAGTGGTCGGCCGCGGCATCACCGTCAACACGGTTTGTCCTGGGTGGGTCGACACTGAAATGGCGACCCTCGGCATCAACGAAACGGCTGCCCTGCAGGGCATCACAGCGGAACAATTCAAAGCCCAGGCCGTCGCCAATGTGCCGATCAAACGCTTTCTCGAAGCCGAGGAGATCGCTGAGATGGTCGCCTACCTCGCCTCGGACATGGCCAAGGGCATCACCGGACAAGCCGTGAACGTGTGCGGCGGTCAGACCATGGTTTAA
- a CDS encoding succinate dehydrogenase/fumarate reductase iron-sulfur subunit: MAEQQVHMRVWRGDASGGEFKDYHLAVGEGQVVLDVIHAIQAQQAGDLAVRWNCKAGKCGSCSAEVNGKPRLMCMTRMNTFEPGATITVSPMRTFPIIRDLVTDVSYNFQKAKEIPAFKPKAKESDGTRRMFQEDIDRVQEFHKCIECFLCQNVCHVIRDHEDNKPAFSGPRFFVRLASLEMHPLDSNDRMELIKAKAGLGYCNITKCCTEVCPEHIHITDNAIIPLKERVVDRFYDPIAKLMGLFSSKNK, from the coding sequence ATGGCTGAACAACAAGTCCATATGCGGGTGTGGCGCGGCGACGCGAGCGGCGGCGAGTTTAAGGACTACCATCTGGCCGTCGGCGAAGGCCAAGTCGTGCTTGACGTCATCCATGCCATCCAGGCGCAGCAAGCCGGCGACCTGGCGGTGCGCTGGAACTGCAAAGCCGGCAAATGCGGCTCATGCAGCGCCGAAGTCAATGGCAAGCCGCGGCTTATGTGCATGACGCGCATGAACACCTTCGAGCCGGGGGCAACCATCACCGTCTCGCCGATGCGAACCTTTCCGATCATTCGCGATCTGGTCACCGACGTTTCCTACAACTTTCAAAAGGCCAAAGAGATTCCGGCCTTCAAGCCCAAAGCGAAAGAATCCGATGGCACACGTCGAATGTTTCAGGAAGACATCGACCGGGTTCAAGAATTTCACAAATGCATTGAGTGCTTTCTCTGCCAGAACGTCTGCCACGTCATCCGCGACCATGAAGACAACAAGCCGGCTTTCTCCGGGCCGCGCTTCTTCGTGCGCTTGGCATCGCTGGAGATGCACCCCCTCGACAGCAACGATCGCATGGAGTTGATCAAGGCCAAGGCGGGTCTCGGCTATTGTAATATTACCAAGTGCTGCACCGAGGTCTGCCCCGAGCACATTCACATCACCGACAATGCGATTATTCCGCTGAAAGAGCGCGTGGTGGATCGTTTTTACGATCCGATCGCCAAGTTGATGGGGCTATTTTCGAGCAAAAACAAATAG
- a CDS encoding uracil-DNA glycosylase, translated as MNSLAELNDRVVRCRKCPRLVRWREACAKKPPRRYQGQVYWAKPLAAFGDDKARLLIVGLAPAAHGGNRTGRMFTGDRSGDWLYGALHAAGFANQPNSDHRGDGLKLSDCYVTAAVHCVPPDNKPSLTEFQRCRSYLVDELILLKRQVRVVIVLGKIAFDAYLSAFQEAGGVVPKPKPKFGHGVAVELPHGPRLICSYHPSQQNTFTGKLTQPMFHAIFKQARVMLSA; from the coding sequence ATGAATAGTCTCGCCGAACTTAACGATCGAGTTGTCCGCTGCCGTAAATGCCCCCGCCTGGTACGCTGGCGCGAGGCCTGCGCGAAAAAGCCGCCACGGCGGTATCAGGGACAGGTTTATTGGGCCAAGCCTCTAGCGGCTTTTGGCGACGACAAAGCACGCCTTTTGATTGTCGGGCTCGCGCCGGCGGCCCACGGCGGAAATCGCACCGGCAGAATGTTCACCGGCGATCGCAGCGGCGATTGGCTTTATGGTGCGCTGCATGCGGCGGGTTTTGCCAATCAGCCCAATTCGGACCATCGCGGCGATGGCCTCAAACTTAGCGATTGTTACGTCACGGCCGCGGTTCATTGCGTGCCTCCGGATAACAAGCCAAGTCTCACGGAGTTTCAACGTTGCCGGTCTTATTTGGTCGATGAGCTGATACTGTTGAAGCGCCAGGTTCGAGTTGTGATCGTGCTCGGCAAGATCGCTTTCGATGCCTACTTGAGCGCGTTCCAAGAGGCGGGTGGCGTGGTGCCAAAGCCCAAACCCAAGTTCGGCCACGGCGTAGCCGTCGAATTGCCGCACGGTCCGAGGTTGATCTGCTCCTATCACCCGAGTCAGCAAAACACGTTCACCGGCAAACTGACCCAACCGATGTTTCACGCGATATTCAAGCAGGCGCGCGTGATGCTGTCGGCGTGA
- a CDS encoding ABC transporter ATP-binding protein, with translation MAALLELDNIRKSYGTGTAVETEVSHGIHLTLQPGEFAALIGPSGSGKSTLLNIIGLLERASAGSLKLSGVEMTQASEDELTRARLTTLGFVFQFHNLLPAFTALENVQMPGLVLESDFTAPRRKEALTLLEAVGLKGAEAKKPGQLSGGMQQRVAIARALALSPKLVLADEPTGNLDTKTADDIFVLLRRFNVERGTAFLVVTHDPDLAARCDRVIRLVDGKIAADAKHEAGEPLA, from the coding sequence ATGGCCGCGCTGCTGGAGCTCGACAACATCCGCAAATCCTATGGCACTGGGACAGCGGTGGAGACAGAGGTGTCGCACGGCATCCACTTGACCCTGCAGCCGGGTGAATTTGCCGCGCTGATCGGACCTTCAGGGTCGGGCAAGAGCACGTTGCTTAACATCATCGGTTTACTCGAGCGCGCTAGCGCGGGCTCGCTCAAGTTGAGTGGCGTGGAGATGACACAAGCGAGCGAAGATGAATTGACGCGAGCCCGTCTGACCACGCTTGGCTTCGTGTTCCAGTTTCATAATCTGTTGCCGGCCTTCACCGCCTTGGAAAACGTGCAAATGCCCGGTTTGGTATTAGAGAGCGATTTCACCGCGCCGCGTCGAAAGGAAGCGCTGACCCTGCTCGAGGCCGTAGGCTTGAAAGGCGCCGAAGCCAAGAAGCCCGGTCAGCTCTCCGGCGGCATGCAGCAGCGCGTAGCGATTGCGCGCGCGCTGGCGCTGTCGCCCAAACTGGTGCTGGCCGATGAGCCGACCGGCAATTTGGACACCAAAACCGCCGACGATATCTTCGTGTTGCTGCGCCGCTTCAATGTCGAGCGCGGCACGGCGTTCCTGGTGGTGACGCATGATCCCGACTTGGCCGCGCGCTGTGATCGCGTAATCCGATTGGTCGACGGCAAGATCGCGGCCGATGCCAAGCATGAAGCCGGCGAGCCTCTGGCGTGA
- a CDS encoding type IV pilus twitching motility protein PilT, with product MDITQLLAFAVEQNASDCHLSSGEPPMIRIHGDLKKLDHPPMEREAVHALVYDIMSDGQRKIFEETHECDFSFELGPVARFRVNVFLQRKGEGAVFRTIPTKIQTLDELGMPPILRQLCDKEKGLILVTGPTGSGKSTTLAGMVDHLNNDFEGHILTIEDPVEFVHQSKKCLVNQRELGPHTFSFANALRAALREDPDIILVGEMRDLETIQLALTAAETGHLVFGTLHTSSAPKTVDRIIDVFPSGQQAQIRAQFAESVEAVITQTLCKKKGGGRVAALEIMTGTTAIRNLVREGKIHQTPGTMQVSQKDGMQTMDMALMALAGRGIISREEAQLKSMTPNLFGAAPAGAVAGRIGG from the coding sequence GTGGATATAACCCAACTATTGGCGTTTGCCGTCGAACAGAACGCTTCCGACTGTCATCTGAGCTCTGGCGAGCCGCCGATGATCCGCATCCACGGCGATCTGAAAAAGCTCGACCACCCACCCATGGAGCGCGAAGCGGTGCACGCTTTGGTCTACGACATCATGAGCGACGGTCAGCGCAAAATCTTCGAAGAAACCCATGAATGCGACTTCTCATTCGAGCTCGGACCCGTCGCCCGTTTTCGTGTCAACGTCTTTCTGCAGCGCAAAGGCGAGGGCGCCGTCTTTCGAACCATTCCCACCAAGATTCAAACCCTCGATGAGTTGGGCATGCCGCCAATACTCCGGCAACTGTGCGACAAAGAAAAGGGACTCATCCTCGTGACCGGCCCAACCGGCTCCGGTAAATCGACGACGCTGGCGGGCATGGTGGACCATCTCAACAACGACTTCGAAGGACATATTCTAACGATCGAAGATCCCGTCGAATTTGTCCATCAGTCGAAAAAGTGTCTGGTCAACCAGCGCGAGTTGGGGCCGCACACTTTCAGTTTCGCCAATGCGTTGCGCGCGGCGTTGCGCGAAGACCCGGACATCATTCTGGTCGGCGAAATGCGCGATCTCGAAACTATTCAATTGGCGCTCACCGCCGCCGAGACCGGCCACCTGGTGTTTGGCACGCTGCATACATCGAGCGCGCCCAAAACCGTCGACCGTATCATCGACGTTTTCCCATCGGGCCAGCAGGCGCAGATACGCGCGCAGTTCGCCGAGTCGGTGGAGGCAGTTATTACCCAGACACTTTGTAAAAAGAAAGGCGGCGGGCGTGTGGCCGCCTTGGAAATCATGACCGGCACGACCGCCATTCGTAACTTGGTCCGCGAAGGTAAAATTCACCAGACACCTGGCACCATGCAGGTCAGTCAAAAAGACGGCATGCAGACCATGGACATGGCGCTCATGGCACTCGCCGGCCGCGGCATCATTAGCCGCGAAGAGGCCCAGTTGAAAAGCATGACGCCGAACCTGTTCGGCGCGGCGCCAGCGGGGGCGGTGGCGGGCCGCATCGGAGGCTAA
- a CDS encoding DMT family transporter has product MQTGVIYAVIAGLFWGTSPVLVKRGLVNSNVSAATLVQQATILVTLIVASLIEGDFFAKNVPTQALLIFAGTGVIGAYLGRTLFVKSVDQIGASRAQSLNNSSPLITVMLAAAVLHERLSWAVLVGVVLIVSGVFFVTDPEAKENGRAQRKLTATSVLATLCYGVVPVLKKFGTDYGGPPVLGALIMHATGLVLLLTLGSLLKIELKRQTIPTQSLLCFISAGVLYAIGSTFTFRALIHAPASIAAPIWSAQPIVSFFLVKLFLRGIEKVTFWDGIAAGLVVAGVLVLRMI; this is encoded by the coding sequence ATGCAGACCGGTGTCATTTACGCTGTCATCGCCGGTCTTTTCTGGGGCACCAGCCCGGTGTTGGTCAAGCGCGGCTTGGTAAATTCCAATGTCAGCGCCGCCACCTTGGTGCAGCAGGCAACGATTCTAGTGACTTTGATCGTTGCCTCTCTGATCGAAGGCGATTTCTTCGCCAAGAATGTTCCCACGCAGGCTCTGCTCATCTTCGCCGGCACGGGAGTTATCGGTGCCTATCTCGGCCGTACCTTGTTCGTCAAAAGTGTCGACCAAATCGGCGCCTCCCGGGCGCAGTCGCTAAATAATTCATCGCCACTGATTACGGTAATGTTGGCGGCTGCCGTCTTACATGAACGGTTATCTTGGGCCGTGCTCGTGGGGGTGGTTCTGATCGTCTCAGGAGTTTTCTTCGTCACCGATCCTGAAGCCAAGGAAAACGGCAGGGCGCAACGCAAGCTCACCGCGACTTCGGTGCTGGCGACGCTGTGCTACGGTGTGGTGCCCGTGCTCAAGAAATTCGGCACCGACTATGGCGGTCCGCCGGTTCTCGGCGCGCTGATCATGCATGCCACCGGATTGGTTCTGTTGTTGACGCTAGGCAGTCTGCTCAAGATCGAGCTCAAGCGGCAAACAATTCCAACCCAAAGTTTGCTTTGTTTCATCAGCGCCGGTGTGCTTTATGCTATTGGCTCGACGTTTACGTTCAGAGCCCTGATCCATGCACCGGCATCGATCGCCGCGCCAATCTGGAGCGCCCAGCCCATCGTCAGTTTTTTTCTCGTAAAGCTGTTCCTGCGGGGCATCGAAAAAGTAACATTCTGGGATGGTATCGCGGCGGGCCTAGTTGTTGCTGGCGTGTTGGTGCTAAGAATGATCTAA